The bacterium genomic sequence GCTTAAGATTGATAAGCGACATGCTATGAGAAGTGACGGGCGAAGAATTGTTGAGTTGTTGCGTAAGAAGCGTGGAAGAAGTCCCGTAGATCACACGTGATACGGCCAATTCATTCGTCGTCCAAGAAATGAGCGCTGATGAAGTAGTAATGTTTGACGCGGTTATTCCCGAGAGAGTCGGTGGTGTGGTATCAAGCGGGAGCACAATACTGTTCAATACCGTAACAATAGACCCTACCGATGTAGTGGTATTACCAGCATTATCACGTGCTACTGCGATGAGTGTGTGGGAGCCATTTCCTACAGAGGTTGTATTCCAACTTACGGAGTACGGTGTGCTAGTGTCTTCGATTCCGAGGTTTACATTGTCAATCTTAAATTGAACACCGATGACACCCACGTTGTCAGAGGCGGTGGCAGAAACAGTGACTGTGTTTGATACCGTGGTGCCGCTTGCAGGTGTGGAAAGTGAGACTGTTGGCCGAGTGGTATCAGGGACGATGATTACCGCAGTCGTGGTAGCAGAAACGGGAGATGATTGAGGTGACGAGCTCCCCCCGGTAATAATCGCGGATACCGTGTAACTATATGAGGTTCCCGATAAAAGATTTGTGTCATTGTATGATGTAGTGACCACGGATGCGATTTGTGTGCCATTGCGATAAATGTTGTAGCCCGTGACTCCTACGTTAGCAGTAGAACTATTCCACGACAGATTGATTTGCGAAGTTGAAACCGTAGTGGCTAAGAGTCCCGTTGGTATAGCTGATGTGGTGGGAACAGGAGAGGGAGTGCCCGTTGCGGAAGGAAGGGCGTTTACAAATTCAATAAGTGAGTTTGGGTCTGACGATACGCGCCAGTCTCGTTCTTTATTTTGATTGAACCAGAGCCATCCGACAACTTCAGGATATTTATAGAGTTGTACCGTGAGCGCATCTTTGATCCACGCAGCCTTTCCCGGGCCTCCCGCTGAAGCAAAAGAAAAAATATAGACCGGCTTGTTGTACTGCTTCAGACGTGTGAGAGAGTTGCTAAATGCTTGTGCGAATGTCTGCTCCTCTACCCCGCCAAAATTAAATCCGTCCACCCCGACATAGTCAACAACATCATCACCGGGATAATAAAGCTCCATTTGATTTGTCGCAATGTTGGGTACTGAACCATTGTTGGGCGACCACCCAAATTTTACATTAGGGATGTCTTTAAAAAATTTATGAAGGTAGCGATACGCGGCAATGAGTTTTTCGGGAGTATTTGTTCCAACACCACCTCCCCACGGCATCCATTTTCCATTGAACTCTGAATACGGGATGATGATGATGGGACCGCCATATGTTTTTGCTCCCGCAGCAAAGTTTGTGAAATAAGAATCAAGTTTCCCCGTAAGAACCGCGTCAAAAGAAAATTCCGGCTGTGTGAAAGGGTCCCGTGTGTAATCACTTGCTTCCCAAAAAAGGACCATTGTTCTTCCTTTGTCGCGAATACGTGCTCCGTAATAAAAAGGAAATTGTGTTTCATTGCCCCAATGCACAAAAACCATTTCCATGTCAGGTTTTTTGTTGGTAAGCGCTTCAAATTCTGTGATCGAGGTAGCTTGCCATCCTGTATACACTCCCCACTTCATCCATGGTGGCATTTTGCCCGGAACAACAGTTGTTGGAGGTGGCGTTACGGGAGTTGGTGTTGGAGTTGTGCCAGATTGTCTGCATTCCGGGACTGCAATTGAGACCTCGCTCGAATAAACATTAACATCGGATCGTACTGCCTCGATACGGTAGAAAAATGTCCCGACACCGTAGTCGCTTCTCCATAGTACGTCGACATAACGAGTATCTCTAATTTGGCTATCAAGAATTCCGCTCCATGGTACGCTTGAAATGTTTTTTCTCTGAATCCTGTAATAGAGCGCACCGGTCTGTGACTTCCATGTAAGAGTTATTTCGGGTAAATTATTCACACAACGAACGGTTGCCGCATTTTGCACAAACGCTCCCGTCTCTTGCGCGAACGCCTGTTGATGGAAAACATCAACGGTGCTTCGAGTAATCACAAAAAACGCAGATATAAAAATAATACATCCTACTCCCCAAATAATTTTGTTATGTTTGCTTGCCATAGTCTCCTACCTTACTATAAATTCTAGTTGAACTCCAGCACGTGCACTGTGGATTCATTTGCACAATATCCCCACGTCAAAATATCCCCCTATGTAGCCCTATTTACCCACCATCTTCTCCGTGCTACCCTTACTCCAGATCTCCACAAAAAATTGTGGAGTTGATTGTTTCTTTGACAGACCAATACAGACCTATAGGAGGTCATCATGCAACGCACACAGTACTCTCTTCGAC encodes the following:
- a CDS encoding Ig-like domain-containing protein, with the protein product MASKHNKIIWGVGCIIFISAFFVITRSTVDVFHQQAFAQETGAFVQNAATVRCVNNLPEITLTWKSQTGALYYRIQRKNISSVPWSGILDSQIRDTRYVDVLWRSDYGVGTFFYRIEAVRSDVNVYSSEVSIAVPECRQSGTTPTPTPVTPPPTTVVPGKMPPWMKWGVYTGWQATSITEFEALTNKKPDMEMVFVHWGNETQFPFYYGARIRDKGRTMVLFWEASDYTRDPFTQPEFSFDAVLTGKLDSYFTNFAAGAKTYGGPIIIIPYSEFNGKWMPWGGGVGTNTPEKLIAAYRYLHKFFKDIPNVKFGWSPNNGSVPNIATNQMELYYPGDDVVDYVGVDGFNFGGVEEQTFAQAFSNSLTRLKQYNKPVYIFSFASAGGPGKAAWIKDALTVQLYKYPEVVGWLWFNQNKERDWRVSSDPNSLIEFVNALPSATGTPSPVPTTSAIPTGLLATTVSTSQINLSWNSSTANVGVTGYNIYRNGTQIASVVTTSYNDTNLLSGTSYSYTVSAIITGGSSSPQSSPVSATTTAVIIVPDTTRPTVSLSTPASGTTVSNTVTVSATASDNVGVIGVQFKIDNVNLGIEDTSTPYSVSWNTTSVGNGSHTLIAVARDNAGNTTTSVGSIVTVLNSIVLPLDTTPPTLSGITASNITTSSALISWTTNELAVSRVIYGTSSTLLTQQLNNSSPVTSHSMSLINLKRRTTYSYRVSSADTSGNTATSSLVTFTTTKGKPSTVNNLQASNGSVALSWEAPKNDFVARIEIYRSLLTYPTNTDSSSLLVTLTDPSATYYRDASVTAGVTYYYTVYTVDDLGIYSDPSKISFTTQAPPTSGSSGSSTGGVATGSLGSSGTSGGTTSSAGTTGGGGGGGGGSSASSGGGGGSGNGGVGDTLGSTTSSAGTANSAGTGGNAYPSASSQPANQQTNQPTTQQIISHSRLTGPFGIGQQSDEVKKLQEMLIADGSLSGEATGYYGQLTTQAVKKFQKKYNLVTTGAPDTTGYGLAGPGTRAKLNELYASTSSAQGAEGGGSGGISTDREVLVASLQKQVLELMKILKGLIEKLATLGVARSQ